A section of the Verrucomicrobium sp. GAS474 genome encodes:
- a CDS encoding efflux RND transporter permease subunit, producing the protein MTLSDLSIRRPVFAWMLMAGLIVFGAIGLSRLGISEQPDVDFPVLTVNVAWTGAAPTVMETAIVDPLESTLISTEGIRTMSSNIQLGQASITLEFDLSRNIDSALTEVQSKISSVRLPIGAQQATIDKTNPEDEPIVILAVSGGPDRSLHALTAYIEETLADKFKTLPGVGQVVLGGYDARNLRLWVDNEKLKAYELTILDVQTALTNEHLETAAGYLENNRRQMNIRMMGEGMTADEVGAIRIRARGGETIYNSDLRIRDVARVEDGLDDIRHLGLAKGKESLAIAIKKQRGANAVAVGDAVKARLVEIAPGLPSDIHIEPVFDTTHFIRDAIHETLFTLVLSGLVTGLVCYLFLGSWTSTLNVLLSIPTSVMGTFVVIYFLGFTLNFFTLLGLSLAIGIIVDDSIMVLENIVRHAEQGKDRVTASRDGAREITFAAVAATAAVSAIFLPVAFMSGIIGKFFFQFGVTISAAVLLSLIEAITITPMRCSRFLTVGKSTSRMVRYVDDLFHRSAVTYRKYLGLALDRRWLVIAASVGVLLLSLIPAYLLRKEFTPPQDQSAFLIHVETPIGSSIEYTSQKLTEAEKILESHAEIAHYFAVVGGFSLTGGANEGDLSENQINVATIYVTLVPKGSRSLGQFEVMNKLRQELGTITDLKAVPQDLASRSFTSGRGFPIEMNIRGDDYAVLESLSNSIIARLQASGEMADFNTDLRNGMNEIRLYPDRQEAAKSGVTVATIVNTVSAAIGGVAQGQFTNGDRRYDVRLRLEGTQRANSDDLLKLQVRTSGNELIPITRVVRLEDVRTYQTLTREMRERSVTIYANVTDKTSQSRAMQTAQRVAWEEIAKLPKDGKNYRLFFGGGAETFQETFSSLTFALWLGIIVAYMILAAQFNSFIHPLAVLLALPFSLSGAFIALYVTGQSLNMYSMIGLVLLMGIVKKNSILLVEFSNRKRFVEGLPLREAILEAGPVRLRPILMTSLATLAAALPPALAIGPGAESRIPLAVTVIGGVIVSTSLTLFVVPCAYSLMASLEGKDKDVE; encoded by the coding sequence ATGACTTTATCCGATCTCTCCATCCGCCGCCCCGTCTTTGCCTGGATGCTCATGGCGGGGCTCATCGTGTTCGGGGCCATCGGCCTCAGCCGCCTCGGCATCAGCGAACAGCCTGACGTCGACTTCCCCGTCCTCACCGTCAACGTCGCCTGGACCGGCGCCGCGCCGACGGTCATGGAGACCGCCATCGTCGACCCGCTCGAGTCGACCCTCATCTCGACCGAGGGGATCCGGACCATGTCGTCGAACATCCAGCTGGGGCAGGCCTCGATCACCCTCGAATTCGACCTGAGCCGGAACATCGACTCGGCGCTGACCGAGGTCCAGTCGAAGATCAGCTCGGTCCGCCTCCCCATCGGCGCGCAGCAGGCGACGATCGACAAGACCAATCCCGAGGACGAGCCGATCGTGATCCTCGCCGTCTCGGGCGGCCCCGACCGGAGCCTCCACGCCCTCACCGCCTACATCGAGGAGACGCTGGCCGACAAGTTCAAGACCCTTCCCGGCGTCGGCCAGGTCGTCCTCGGCGGCTACGACGCCCGCAACCTCCGCCTCTGGGTCGACAACGAGAAGCTGAAGGCCTACGAGCTCACCATCCTCGACGTCCAGACCGCGCTGACGAACGAGCACCTGGAGACCGCCGCCGGCTACCTCGAGAACAACCGGCGGCAGATGAACATCCGGATGATGGGCGAAGGGATGACCGCCGACGAGGTCGGCGCGATCCGCATCCGCGCCCGGGGCGGCGAGACGATCTACAACTCCGACCTCCGCATCCGGGACGTCGCCCGGGTCGAGGACGGCCTCGACGACATCCGCCACCTGGGCCTCGCCAAGGGCAAGGAGAGCCTCGCCATCGCCATCAAGAAGCAGCGCGGGGCGAACGCCGTCGCCGTCGGCGACGCCGTGAAGGCCCGCCTCGTCGAGATCGCCCCCGGCCTCCCCTCGGACATCCACATCGAGCCGGTCTTCGACACCACCCACTTCATCCGGGACGCCATCCACGAGACCCTCTTCACCCTCGTCCTCTCGGGCCTCGTCACCGGCCTCGTCTGCTACCTCTTCCTCGGCTCGTGGACCTCGACGCTCAACGTCCTCCTCTCGATCCCGACCTCGGTGATGGGGACCTTCGTCGTCATCTACTTCCTCGGCTTCACGCTGAACTTCTTCACCCTCCTCGGCCTCTCCCTCGCCATCGGCATCATCGTCGACGACTCGATCATGGTGCTGGAGAACATCGTCCGCCATGCCGAGCAGGGGAAGGACCGCGTCACCGCCTCGCGGGACGGGGCGCGGGAGATCACCTTTGCCGCCGTCGCCGCCACGGCCGCCGTCAGCGCCATCTTCCTTCCCGTCGCCTTCATGTCGGGGATCATCGGGAAGTTCTTCTTCCAGTTCGGCGTCACCATCTCCGCCGCCGTCCTCCTCTCCCTCATCGAGGCGATCACGATCACCCCGATGCGGTGCTCCCGCTTCCTCACCGTCGGGAAGAGCACCAGCCGGATGGTCCGCTACGTCGACGACCTCTTCCACCGCTCCGCCGTGACCTACCGGAAATACCTCGGCCTCGCCCTCGACCGCCGCTGGCTCGTCATCGCGGCCTCGGTCGGCGTCCTCCTCCTCTCGCTGATCCCGGCCTATCTCCTGCGGAAGGAATTCACCCCCCCGCAGGACCAGTCGGCCTTCCTCATCCACGTCGAGACCCCGATCGGCTCCTCGATCGAATACACCTCGCAGAAGCTCACCGAGGCCGAGAAGATCCTCGAATCCCATGCCGAGATCGCCCACTACTTCGCCGTCGTGGGCGGCTTCAGCCTCACCGGCGGGGCGAACGAGGGCGACCTCTCGGAGAACCAGATCAACGTGGCGACGATCTACGTCACCCTCGTCCCGAAGGGAAGCCGATCCCTCGGCCAGTTCGAGGTCATGAACAAGCTCCGCCAGGAACTCGGCACTATCACCGACCTCAAGGCGGTGCCGCAGGACCTCGCCTCCCGCAGCTTCACCTCCGGCCGGGGCTTCCCCATCGAGATGAACATCCGGGGCGACGACTACGCCGTCCTCGAATCGCTCTCGAACTCGATCATCGCCCGCCTGCAGGCCTCGGGCGAGATGGCCGACTTCAACACCGACCTCCGCAACGGGATGAACGAGATCCGCCTTTATCCGGACCGCCAGGAGGCGGCCAAGAGCGGCGTCACCGTCGCCACCATCGTGAACACCGTCTCCGCCGCCATCGGCGGGGTGGCCCAGGGCCAGTTCACCAACGGCGACCGCCGCTACGACGTCCGCCTCCGGCTGGAGGGGACCCAGCGGGCGAACTCCGACGACCTCCTGAAGCTCCAGGTCCGCACCTCCGGCAACGAGCTGATCCCGATCACCCGGGTCGTCCGCCTCGAAGATGTCCGCACTTACCAGACCCTCACCCGCGAGATGCGGGAACGTTCCGTCACGATCTACGCGAACGTCACCGACAAGACCTCCCAGTCCCGCGCCATGCAGACGGCCCAGCGCGTCGCCTGGGAGGAGATCGCGAAGCTTCCCAAAGACGGGAAAAACTACCGCCTCTTCTTCGGCGGCGGGGCCGAGACCTTCCAGGAAACCTTCTCCAGCCTCACCTTCGCCTTGTGGCTCGGCATCATCGTCGCCTACATGATCCTCGCGGCCCAGTTCAACAGCTTCATCCACCCCCTCGCCGTCCTCCTCGCCCTTCCCTTCAGCCTCAGCGGGGCCTTCATCGCCCTCTACGTCACCGGCCAGTCCCTGAACATGTACAGCATGATCGGCCTCGTCCTCCTCATGGGCATCGTGAAGAAGAACTCGATCCTCCTCGTCGAGTTCTCGAACCGGAAACGCTTCGTCGAGGGCCTTCCCCTGCGCGAGGCGATCCTCGAGGCGGGGCCGGTCCGTCTCCGCCCGATCCTCATGACCTCCCTGGCTACCCTCGCCGCCGCCCTCCCCCCCGCCCTCGCCATCGGGCCGGGCGCCGAGAGCCGGATCCCGCTCGCCGTCACCGTCATCGGCGGCGTCATCGTCTCGACTTCCCTCACCCTCTTCGTCGTCCCCTGCGCCTACAGCCTCATGGCGTCGCTGGAGGGGAAGGACAAGGACGTCGAGTAG
- a CDS encoding efflux RND transporter permease subunit: MTLSDLSIRRPVFAWMIFAACVVFGSIGFSRLGVSLLPDITAPIVTVSVSWAGASPQVIETGAIDPLEQAIMEVQGVKSLESTCYQGSGRIKIEFNLDRNIDAALQEVNAKIRSVTLPTDVDPPTIYKMNQDANPIIWLGLTSNGTFHDLIEYADLHLTDKFSVVPGVGNIILGGWSSRTMRVWIDNEKLRKYELTVVDVRNALQNDYQETAAGYLEDPKKESNLRMMGEADSAKEIGDLLLGNRAGAQITDSQIHLRDVAYIEDGLADLRNFSRSNGKISLGLGVQKLRGYNEVEVADQVKALVDKINPTLPPGMSIVVNFDTTKFTRDSIHETEMTLVLSAIVTGLVCWAFLGSWTSTLNVLISIPTSIIGTFLCLYAFHFTLNFFTLLGLSLAVGIVVDDAIMVLENISRHYDMGKTRRQASLDGAREITFAAVAASLSVVAIFLPALFVSGPIGTFFFQLGITISCAVLLSLLESITLTPMRCSRFMRKKEAENAFTRRVDALFSRLAGHYRKTLEWCLRHPWKVVLISLGLFALSLFIFPQLKKEMSPPQDSGTVLMRVRGRPDASLEYTARSVAQLEDFLNAQPEVLHTSSNIGGANDVSTTQIFITLVDRKKRDKQQAIVERWRDKFKTMKGMRIQIIDVAQGAFSSRRGTNIEISIQGPEYTVMRDKSEEIIKRMEATKEFSDMDTDYIEGAREYRIYPDREAAARRGVSVQAISQTVNAAAASIRQGYFTNGDRRYDIRLKFLPEQLKAPSDLKNLQIRTDNGELIPLSEVTTAKEEKTSLTITRNNRQRAITLYANNTPSTAQDKAINDALKICREILPDGYSAYPTGASQTQKESLGALPGMLCLGLLVAYMILAVQFNSFVHPITVFLALPFTFTGAFLSLYLSHNSFNIYSGIGILLLMGIAKKNSILLVEFFNKQRQEYGLALHEAVLTGAPIRLRPILMTSAATIAAAFPAALGLGPGAEVRIPLAIVVIGGVAVSTAFSLLVIPCAYILFARWERHVPGAPSDEVRPPQPATIPSGPAR, translated from the coding sequence ATGACCCTCTCCGATCTCTCCATCCGCCGTCCGGTCTTCGCCTGGATGATCTTCGCCGCGTGCGTCGTCTTCGGGAGCATCGGGTTCTCCCGCCTCGGCGTCAGCCTCCTGCCCGACATCACCGCCCCCATCGTCACCGTCAGCGTCTCGTGGGCCGGGGCCTCCCCGCAGGTCATCGAGACCGGGGCCATCGACCCCCTCGAGCAGGCGATCATGGAAGTCCAGGGGGTGAAAAGCCTCGAATCGACCTGCTACCAGGGCTCCGGCCGCATCAAGATCGAGTTCAACCTCGACCGCAACATCGATGCCGCCCTCCAGGAGGTGAACGCGAAGATCCGCTCCGTCACCCTGCCGACCGACGTCGATCCGCCGACGATCTACAAGATGAACCAGGATGCCAATCCGATCATCTGGCTCGGCCTCACCTCGAACGGCACCTTCCACGACCTCATCGAGTACGCCGACCTCCACCTCACCGACAAATTCTCCGTCGTCCCCGGCGTCGGAAACATCATCCTCGGCGGGTGGTCGAGCCGGACGATGCGCGTCTGGATCGACAACGAGAAGCTCCGCAAATACGAGCTGACCGTCGTCGACGTCCGCAACGCCCTCCAGAACGACTACCAGGAGACCGCCGCCGGCTACCTGGAGGACCCGAAGAAGGAATCGAACCTCCGCATGATGGGCGAGGCCGACTCGGCCAAGGAGATCGGCGACCTCCTCCTCGGCAACCGCGCCGGGGCCCAGATCACCGACTCCCAGATCCACCTCCGGGACGTCGCCTACATCGAGGACGGCCTGGCCGACCTCCGCAACTTCTCCCGCTCCAACGGCAAGATCAGCCTCGGCCTCGGGGTCCAGAAACTCCGCGGCTACAACGAAGTCGAGGTCGCCGACCAGGTCAAGGCCCTCGTCGACAAGATCAACCCGACCCTGCCTCCCGGGATGAGCATCGTCGTGAACTTCGACACCACGAAGTTCACCCGGGACTCGATCCACGAGACCGAGATGACCCTCGTCCTCTCCGCCATCGTCACCGGCCTCGTCTGCTGGGCCTTCCTCGGCTCGTGGACGTCGACCCTCAACGTCCTCATCTCGATCCCCACGTCGATCATCGGCACCTTCCTCTGCCTCTACGCCTTCCATTTCACCCTCAATTTCTTCACCCTCCTCGGCCTCTCCCTCGCCGTCGGCATCGTCGTCGACGACGCCATCATGGTGCTGGAGAACATCTCCCGCCACTACGACATGGGGAAGACCCGCCGCCAGGCCTCCCTCGACGGGGCGCGGGAGATCACCTTCGCCGCCGTCGCCGCCAGCCTCTCCGTCGTCGCCATCTTCCTCCCCGCCCTCTTCGTGAGCGGGCCGATCGGCACCTTCTTCTTCCAGCTCGGCATCACGATCTCCTGCGCGGTCCTCCTCTCCCTCCTGGAGTCGATCACCCTCACCCCGATGCGGTGCTCCCGCTTCATGCGGAAGAAGGAGGCGGAGAACGCCTTCACGCGGCGCGTCGACGCGCTCTTCTCCCGCCTCGCCGGGCATTACCGGAAGACCCTCGAATGGTGCCTCCGGCATCCGTGGAAGGTCGTCCTCATCTCCCTCGGCCTCTTCGCCCTCTCCCTCTTCATCTTCCCGCAGCTGAAGAAGGAGATGTCCCCGCCGCAGGACTCCGGCACCGTCCTGATGCGCGTCCGGGGCCGGCCCGACGCCTCGCTCGAATACACCGCCCGCTCCGTCGCCCAGCTCGAGGACTTCCTCAACGCCCAGCCGGAGGTCCTCCACACCTCGTCGAACATCGGCGGGGCCAACGACGTCTCGACCACCCAGATCTTCATCACACTCGTCGACCGGAAGAAGCGGGACAAGCAGCAGGCGATCGTCGAGCGGTGGCGCGACAAGTTCAAGACGATGAAGGGGATGCGGATCCAGATCATCGACGTCGCGCAGGGGGCCTTCAGCAGCCGCCGGGGGACGAACATCGAAATCAGCATCCAGGGGCCGGAATACACGGTCATGCGGGACAAATCGGAGGAGATCATCAAGCGGATGGAGGCGACGAAGGAGTTCTCCGACATGGATACCGACTACATCGAGGGAGCCCGCGAATACCGCATCTACCCCGACCGCGAGGCGGCGGCCCGGCGGGGCGTGAGCGTCCAGGCGATCTCCCAGACCGTGAACGCCGCCGCGGCCAGCATCCGGCAGGGCTACTTCACCAACGGCGACCGCCGCTACGACATCCGGCTGAAGTTCCTCCCCGAACAGCTCAAGGCCCCGTCCGACCTGAAGAACCTCCAGATCCGGACCGACAACGGGGAACTGATCCCCCTCAGCGAGGTCACGACGGCCAAGGAGGAAAAGACGAGCCTCACCATCACCCGGAACAACCGCCAGCGGGCCATCACCCTCTACGCAAACAACACGCCGAGCACCGCCCAGGACAAGGCGATCAACGACGCCCTGAAGATCTGCCGGGAAATCCTCCCCGACGGCTACAGCGCCTATCCGACGGGGGCCTCCCAGACGCAGAAGGAATCGCTCGGCGCCCTGCCCGGGATGCTCTGCCTCGGCCTCCTCGTCGCCTACATGATCCTGGCCGTCCAGTTCAACAGCTTCGTCCACCCGATCACCGTCTTCCTCGCCCTCCCCTTCACCTTCACCGGGGCGTTCCTCTCCCTCTATCTCAGCCACAATTCCTTCAACATCTACAGCGGCATCGGCATCCTCCTCCTGATGGGGATCGCCAAGAAGAACTCGATCCTCCTCGTCGAGTTCTTCAACAAGCAGCGCCAGGAATACGGGCTGGCCCTCCACGAGGCCGTCCTCACGGGGGCGCCGATCCGGCTCCGTCCGATCCTGATGACCTCGGCGGCGACGATCGCCGCCGCCTTCCCCGCCGCGCTCGGCCTCGGGCCGGGGGCCGAGGTGCGGATCCCGCTCGCCATCGTCGTCATCGGGGGGGTCGCGGTCTCGACGGCGTTCTCCCTGCTCGTCATCCCCTGCGCCTACATCCTCTTCGCCCGGTGGGAGAGGCACGTCCCCGGCGCGCCCTCGGACGAAGTCCGGCCTCCCCAGCCCGCTACGATTCCTTCCGGACCTGCGCGATAA
- a CDS encoding response regulator, which produces MASPIPVSPDTTLLPEKALEGFSHLRIEIREEISRVRESFRTRVIGLSSRVSAGLPMAMPVDFAWGRSIMRAVLEEVLEHGEGCGLEIGLDAQKAFPGDGDTFELSLCLFGDAARRSEIEGVLASRFRGKKGQGNPNGNQTLEFLREEGMCGWRISFPSSLPTESLPAEPYHGTGDEEFAKEYPHDVLVVDDSAVGRRLTVQILKNLGYDPAQAHNGKDALRQARERKFSVIFMDLRMPDMDGVETMREIFATRPKDTRPAVVALTAEISDVERNHCIDAGMSDFLTKPCRPVELAQSIRTLSQRPLRAVPGAAQKPMTPWREAPVADETTLRTLWEMPGGRLSTLLEDLFEALQREMSDSLDKVREASRTANEMTLRHEIHQLTGNFDVMGARLLALLCRAIGDCTKAGQHDEAKELIAAIPVHFEDFRVAVEAFIAQVRKES; this is translated from the coding sequence ATGGCAAGCCCGATTCCCGTTTCCCCGGATACCACGCTGCTGCCGGAAAAGGCATTGGAAGGGTTTTCCCATCTCCGCATCGAAATCCGTGAGGAAATCAGCCGGGTCCGGGAATCGTTCCGCACCCGGGTTATCGGGTTAAGCAGCCGGGTGTCGGCCGGGCTGCCGATGGCGATGCCGGTCGATTTCGCCTGGGGCCGCTCGATCATGCGGGCTGTGCTGGAGGAGGTGCTGGAGCACGGGGAGGGGTGCGGGCTGGAGATCGGCCTCGACGCCCAGAAGGCCTTCCCGGGCGACGGCGATACCTTCGAGCTTTCCCTCTGCCTGTTCGGCGACGCCGCGCGGCGCTCGGAGATCGAGGGGGTGCTGGCCTCCCGCTTCCGGGGGAAAAAGGGGCAGGGCAACCCGAACGGAAATCAGACGCTCGAGTTTCTCCGCGAGGAGGGGATGTGCGGCTGGCGGATTTCGTTCCCCTCCTCCCTGCCGACCGAGTCGTTGCCCGCCGAGCCCTATCATGGCACGGGCGACGAGGAGTTCGCGAAGGAATACCCCCACGACGTCCTCGTCGTCGACGACAGCGCAGTAGGCCGCCGCCTGACCGTGCAGATCCTGAAGAACCTCGGCTACGACCCGGCCCAGGCCCACAACGGCAAGGACGCCCTCCGGCAGGCGCGGGAGCGGAAGTTCTCCGTGATCTTCATGGACCTCCGGATGCCCGACATGGACGGCGTCGAGACGATGCGGGAGATCTTCGCCACGCGGCCGAAAGACACCCGCCCCGCCGTCGTCGCGCTCACGGCCGAGATTTCCGATGTGGAGCGGAACCATTGCATCGACGCGGGGATGTCCGATTTCCTCACGAAGCCGTGCCGCCCCGTCGAGCTGGCCCAGTCGATCCGCACCCTCTCGCAGCGCCCGCTCCGGGCGGTGCCGGGGGCGGCGCAGAAGCCGATGACGCCGTGGCGGGAAGCCCCGGTGGCCGACGAGACGACGTTGCGGACCCTCTGGGAGATGCCGGGCGGCCGCCTCTCGACGCTGCTGGAGGATCTCTTCGAGGCGCTGCAGCGGGAGATGTCCGATTCCCTCGACAAGGTCCGCGAGGCCTCCCGGACGGCGAACGAGATGACCCTCCGGCACGAGATCCATCAGCTGACGGGGAACTTCGACGTCATGGGCGCCCGCCTCCTCGCCCTCCTCTGCCGGGCGATCGGCGATTGCACCAAGGCCGGGCAGCACGACGAGGCGAAGGAGCTGATCGCCGCGATCCCCGTCCATTTCGAGGACTTCCGCGTCGCCGTCGAGGCCTTTATCGCGCAGGTCCGGAAGGAATCGTAG
- a CDS encoding response regulator transcription factor, whose amino-acid sequence MSTKQGSSGKDLKDSKDVKDAKDSKKTRVLVVDDQTMLRQLIVAVLKPLDHFTVIGEASNGEEAIQKSLELQPDMLVLDVILPKIPGAEVLRQILPKMPALRVLAISAHDDPALLKEMLACGAHGFVEKSAPLDIFSEALREVAEGKSFFGPRITEVLREHLLNPTHDRPHLTTREREIIQLVAQGLSSKEIASQLNVSARTVENHRANIMNKLNIRDAVGLTRYAIKAGLVSPA is encoded by the coding sequence ATGTCCACCAAGCAAGGAAGCAGCGGCAAGGATTTAAAGGATTCCAAAGACGTTAAAGACGCGAAGGACTCAAAAAAGACGCGGGTCCTGGTCGTCGACGACCAGACCATGCTGCGCCAGCTGATCGTCGCGGTCCTCAAGCCGCTCGACCACTTCACCGTGATCGGCGAGGCGAGCAACGGCGAGGAGGCGATCCAGAAGAGCCTCGAACTCCAGCCCGACATGCTGGTCCTCGACGTCATCCTCCCGAAGATCCCCGGCGCCGAGGTGCTCCGCCAGATCCTGCCGAAGATGCCCGCCCTCCGCGTCCTCGCCATCTCGGCCCACGACGATCCCGCCCTCCTCAAGGAAATGCTCGCCTGCGGCGCCCACGGCTTCGTCGAGAAGAGCGCCCCGCTCGACATCTTCAGCGAGGCCCTCCGCGAGGTCGCCGAGGGGAAGAGCTTCTTCGGCCCCCGGATCACCGAGGTCCTCCGCGAGCACCTGCTGAACCCGACCCACGACCGTCCCCACCTCACGACGCGGGAACGGGAGATCATCCAGCTCGTCGCCCAGGGCCTCAGCTCGAAGGAAATCGCCTCCCAGCTCAACGTCAGCGCCCGCACGGTCGAAAACCACCGGGCGAACATCATGAACAAGCTGAACATCCGGGACGCCGTCGGCCTCACCCGGTATGCGATCAAGGCGGGCCTGGTCTCCCCGGCCTAA
- a CDS encoding acetylhydrolase, which produces MTSVAVPASGWNVRRFPPLSRPLWILAFFLLGIWAIASVFAESPASGIAPVTDLTWHDDARNRDVPVRIYSPASGTPPFPVIVFSHGLGGSREGYSYLGKYWAAHGYVSVHVQHLGSDSAVIHSAAALQESISNVDNFVNRPKDISFALDRLTALNQTDGPWRNRLDLARIGVAGHSFGAYTTMAIAGATFAVPRLSGLSDPRVKAVVAMSVPNVPGTRFDSITLPALHFTGTFDEIAIQHSPVKDRRIPYDQSRGPGTYLVIFQGGDHMVFSGRLANPREHDVLFQDLVCQGSTAFWDAYLKDDAAAKGWLNRGGFETALGSSATLEKK; this is translated from the coding sequence GTGACCTCGGTCGCCGTTCCCGCGTCAGGCTGGAACGTGCGACGTTTTCCTCCCCTCTCCCGCCCGCTCTGGATCCTCGCCTTTTTCCTCCTCGGCATCTGGGCCATCGCCTCGGTCTTCGCCGAGTCCCCCGCCTCCGGCATCGCCCCGGTCACCGACCTGACCTGGCACGACGACGCCCGGAACCGCGACGTCCCTGTCCGCATCTACTCTCCCGCCTCGGGGACGCCCCCCTTCCCCGTGATCGTCTTCTCCCACGGCCTCGGCGGCTCGCGGGAGGGTTATTCCTACCTCGGCAAGTATTGGGCCGCCCACGGGTACGTCTCGGTCCACGTCCAGCACCTCGGCTCCGATAGCGCCGTCATCCACTCGGCCGCCGCGCTCCAGGAATCGATCTCGAACGTCGACAACTTCGTCAACCGCCCCAAGGACATTTCCTTCGCCCTCGACCGGCTCACCGCCCTGAACCAGACCGACGGCCCGTGGCGAAACCGCCTCGACCTCGCCCGCATCGGCGTCGCCGGTCACTCCTTCGGGGCCTACACCACGATGGCCATCGCCGGGGCGACCTTCGCCGTCCCCCGCCTCTCCGGACTCTCCGATCCCCGCGTGAAGGCCGTCGTCGCCATGAGCGTCCCGAACGTCCCCGGAACCCGGTTCGATTCGATCACCCTCCCCGCCCTCCACTTCACCGGCACCTTCGACGAGATCGCCATCCAGCATTCGCCCGTGAAGGACCGGCGGATTCCCTACGACCAATCCCGGGGGCCCGGCACCTACCTCGTCATCTTCCAGGGAGGGGACCATATGGTCTTCTCCGGCCGCCTCGCGAATCCGCGCGAGCACGACGTCCTCTTCCAGGACCTCGTCTGCCAGGGAAGCACCGCCTTCTGGGACGCCTACCTGAAGGACGACGCCGCGGCCAAAGGCTGGCTCAACAGGGGCGGTTTCGAGACGGCCCTCGGTTCCTCGGCCACGCTCGAGAAAAAGTAG
- a CDS encoding aspartate aminotransferase family protein: MPIDLKEIVAARLGENYDLHDKYLNKTLVKVQRMIGYDKVYTRASGAYLYDKEGNDYLDFLSGFGTFNVGRNHPVVNKAIRDILDLDLPNMVQMDSALLSGLLAEALVKRLAKQGAPHLDSVFLCNSGTEAVEGAMKFAKAGTGRPRILSLKNSFHGLTHGSLSATGNPYFHEGFGPLVGGVSSITLDDLGVLEYELKKGDVAALMVELVQGKGVFYYKDDTYRRAQELCRKYGTLFICDEVQTGLGRTGKWFAFEHWGLEPDIVTLAKALSGGYVPAGAIITRRSIYQKTYSRLDRCIVHSTTFGRNNLACACGLAALTVLEDEGLVENAAQQGFALERQLNALKAKHEVIKDVRVKGLMCAVEFAEPSGFSPKILAVRAGWKAIHALDSSLFPQLIVTPLLSKHRILSQVAANNTDMIKILPALVVGEKEITRFVTALDDVLDGMKKFPGPIWEMGGNFVKAMKAGAPKDANAEAEAVA, from the coding sequence ATGCCCATCGACCTGAAGGAAATCGTCGCGGCCCGCCTCGGCGAAAATTACGATCTCCACGACAAATACCTCAACAAGACGCTGGTGAAGGTCCAGCGCATGATCGGGTACGACAAAGTCTACACCCGCGCCTCGGGGGCCTACCTCTATGACAAGGAGGGGAACGACTACCTCGACTTCCTTTCCGGCTTCGGCACCTTCAACGTCGGCCGGAATCATCCCGTGGTGAACAAGGCGATCCGGGACATCCTCGACCTCGACCTCCCGAACATGGTCCAGATGGACTCGGCCCTCCTGAGCGGCCTCCTCGCCGAGGCCCTCGTGAAGCGGCTCGCCAAGCAGGGGGCGCCCCACCTCGACTCGGTCTTCCTCTGCAACAGCGGCACCGAGGCCGTCGAGGGAGCGATGAAGTTCGCCAAGGCCGGGACCGGCCGCCCCCGCATCCTCTCGCTGAAGAACTCCTTCCACGGCCTGACGCACGGCTCCCTCTCCGCCACCGGGAACCCCTACTTCCACGAAGGCTTCGGCCCGCTCGTCGGCGGCGTCTCCTCGATCACCCTCGACGACCTCGGCGTCCTCGAATACGAGCTGAAGAAGGGCGACGTCGCCGCCCTCATGGTCGAGCTCGTCCAGGGCAAGGGCGTCTTCTACTACAAGGACGACACCTACCGCCGCGCCCAGGAACTCTGCCGGAAGTACGGCACCCTCTTCATCTGCGACGAAGTCCAGACCGGCCTCGGCCGGACGGGCAAGTGGTTCGCCTTCGAGCATTGGGGCCTCGAGCCCGACATCGTCACCCTCGCCAAGGCGCTGAGCGGCGGCTACGTCCCCGCCGGGGCGATCATCACCCGGCGCTCGATCTACCAGAAGACCTATTCCCGCCTCGACCGCTGCATCGTCCACTCGACGACCTTCGGCCGGAACAACCTCGCCTGCGCCTGCGGCCTCGCCGCCCTCACCGTCCTCGAGGACGAGGGCCTCGTCGAGAATGCCGCCCAGCAGGGCTTCGCCCTCGAGCGCCAGCTCAATGCCCTCAAGGCGAAGCACGAGGTCATCAAGGACGTCCGCGTCAAGGGCCTCATGTGCGCCGTCGAGTTCGCCGAGCCCTCCGGCTTCTCGCCGAAGATCCTCGCCGTCCGCGCCGGATGGAAGGCGATCCACGCCCTCGACAGCAGCCTCTTCCCGCAGCTCATCGTCACCCCGCTGCTGAGCAAACACCGGATCCTCTCCCAGGTCGCCGCGAACAACACCGACATGATCAAGATCCTCCCCGCCCTCGTCGTCGGGGAGAAGGAGATCACCCGGTTCGTCACCGCCCTCGACGACGTCCTCGACGGGATGAAGAAATTCCCCGGCCCGATCTGGGAAATGGGAGGCAACTTCGTCAAGGCGATGAAGGCCGGAGCCCCCAAGGACGCCAACGCCGAAGCCGAGGCGGTCGCCTAG